The genomic segment GCATCCACCCACAGGATGTGAATCAGGTCATCAATACCACCCTGCATGCGACACAGACCATGCAGCCTTGGCAATGCGAGTTCAGGGCGCAGGTGCCCGGCGCGCCGCTGCGCTGGTTGTTGGGGACCTCGATTCCAGAAAAGCTGGCGGACGGCGCTGTGCTGTTCACCGGGTCTATCACCGACATCACTTCGCAAAAGCTGGCCCTCGAAAAGCTCCAGGAGAGCGAAGAGCGGTTTCGTAGCCTTTCCAGCTTGTCTTCAGACTGGTACTGGGAGCAGGACGCCGAGTTGCGCTTCACCCGCATTGATGGAAATGGCGCCAATACGGACCGTTTGGCGCCGCAGTCGTCCATCGGTCATACCCGCTGGGATTCCGGGGCGCAAGGGGTCAGCCCTTCTCAATGGCGGGCCCATATGAAGGCGCTCGAAGCCCGCCAGACTTTTCAAGATTTCGAGATGCAACGGGAGTTGTCAAACGGGCAGCTGATGTGGATATCGATCAGCGGAGCCCCTGTTTTTGACAGTCAGGGCCGGTTTTGCGGCTATCGCGGCACAGGGCGGGACATCTCATCGAGAAAAGCCGCGGAGTCTGAAATCGAGCGCCTCGCTTTTTTTGATGCGCTCACAGGCCTGCCGAACCGGCGGATGCTCTTGGACCGGCTCGGGCTGGCCTTGTCGTCGAGCCACCGCAGCGGCCAGCACGGGGGCTTGCTGTTTATCGACCTCGACAATTTCAAGGTACTCAACGACACCCTTGGCCACCACATGGGCGATTTGTTGCTCAAGCAAGTGGCCCAGCGTTTGCAAGAGTGTGTGCGCAGTGTCGATACCGTGGCCCGCCTGGGCGGCGACGAGTTCGTGGTCATGTTGGAAGAACTGCACGCCGATGCCGCGATGGCGGCCACTGAGGCAGAAGCCGTCGCCAAGAAAGTGCTGCACACCCTGAACAAACAGTTTGCGCTGGGCAACCACAACATGCACAGCTCGCCCAGCATTGGAGTTGCCATGTTTTGCGGGCACGCAGAAGGTATTGAGGAGCTGCTCAAGCGGGCTGATTTGGCCATGTACCAGGCCAAAAATGCAGGCCGCAACACCGTGCGGTTTTTCGATCCGGCTATGCAGTTAGCAGCCTCTGCCCGTGCAGAGATGGAAGTCGACCTGCGCAAGGCCTTGCAGGAAGAGCAGTTGGTGCTGTACTACCAACCGGTGGTGACCGCGAATGGGGCCATTACCGGCGTAGAAGCCCTGGTGCGGTGGATGCACCCCGCTAAAGGCATGGTGTCTCCGGGTGAATTTATTCCGCTGGCAGAGCAGACAGGGCTCATACTCCCCTTGGGGCAATGGGTGCTGGAGGCAGCCTGTGCCCAGCTGGTGGCGTGGAGTGCGGATCCGCACACGCAGCGCCTGAGCGTGGCGGTGAACGTGAGCGCCAGACAGTTCCGGCATCCCGATTTCTCGACCCATATTCTCGATTTGTTGCGGACCAGCGGGGCAAATCCCTACCGCCTGAAGCTTGAACTCACTGAAAGCCTGCTCTTGACTGATTTTGAAGAAGCGGTTTTGAAGATGAGCGAACTCCGGTCGATCGGGGTGAGCT from the Rhodoferax potami genome contains:
- a CDS encoding sensor domain-containing protein — protein: MQPPPESSSFDPDASAAADHPPPAGVGAGVFHIIFESSPEAIALTRVRDGAIVQVNREWESMTGYRREEVVGRTALALGHWLHPEQRTSIFGDLKPGGRVMDVDVSLVMKDGSPRVVRLNATMLMEAGEAYILIYLRDVTADLLAHEALRSGELALAHANTAMNRQVKLHELTESVAQVGHWVNYPGDKTVYLSPGLAQIAGLEQEAVVTMDMLWGRVFPEDLPALHQARHRMDGEVVEFRSSGPGGRTLWARSRMHRQVVDGRVLADFGVVQEFTHEREARDSLQKQFDFIHKITSRAPGMLFEFQRLPNGRFSFPFVSDAVRQFFGVTAEQARADSRRLMSRIHPQDVNQVINTTLHATQTMQPWQCEFRAQVPGAPLRWLLGTSIPEKLADGAVLFTGSITDITSQKLALEKLQESEERFRSLSSLSSDWYWEQDAELRFTRIDGNGANTDRLAPQSSIGHTRWDSGAQGVSPSQWRAHMKALEARQTFQDFEMQRELSNGQLMWISISGAPVFDSQGRFCGYRGTGRDISSRKAAESEIERLAFFDALTGLPNRRMLLDRLGLALSSSHRSGQHGGLLFIDLDNFKVLNDTLGHHMGDLLLKQVAQRLQECVRSVDTVARLGGDEFVVMLEELHADAAMAATEAEAVAKKVLHTLNKQFALGNHNMHSSPSIGVAMFCGHAEGIEELLKRADLAMYQAKNAGRNTVRFFDPAMQLAASARAEMEVDLRKALQEEQLVLYYQPVVTANGAITGVEALVRWMHPAKGMVSPGEFIPLAEQTGLILPLGQWVLEAACAQLVAWSADPHTQRLSVAVNVSARQFRHPDFSTHILDLLRTSGANPYRLKLELTESLLLTDFEEAVLKMSELRSIGVSFSLDDFGTGYSSLAYLKRLPLDQLKIDQSFVRDVLTDPNDAAIARTILSLAKSMDLGVVAEGVETAGQRDFLLAAGCHAFQGYFFGRPVPVEQLQLRPL